The sequence AGTGTCAGGGCAGATACTGTTTGAGGTGTTGGACACGTTGAGTTAAACATAGCCCAAACATGGATACAACCATAAACATCTCATGTGCAAGTGCAAGTGCTGGCTGAAGTGTCCAAAAGTGTTGAACACGGCGTGTTTCATACACAAGCAAATCTAGAAAGTGAAGTCCTACTCACATAGATATTTCCAGATTATGTATTTGACGCAGAAAAAAGACCAACCTGCAACGAAAACCAATTCGTATAGGTATATGCATTGCCCAACATGATAAGCCGCAGAACACAAATATGTTACCGACACAGCACATTTTCTTCAGACTTTCAaaagtttctatctcaagcaccACAGAGTGATATCTCTAATTCCTCTATTCTCTTCGCCAAGTCATGCTCCCCACAGTTCTTTAGTCCATCAGTAACCATATCGAAATTCTGTGTTCGGGGTGCCAAATTCAACTCTGTCATCTCAATCAAATAATTTGCAGCCTCAAAGAACCTCCCTCCCCTTGCACACATTTTAATCAACATAGTATAAACAGGCCTGTTCGGTGGATGCCCTTGAACTTTCATATCATTGAAAAAACTAAATGCATCATCAAACTGCCCATTCCTAAAAAGTGCTTTAATAATTGGCGCATACAGACTCGGAAATGGCTTATGTCCATCCTCAATCGAACAATGCAAGAGCCTAAAAGCTTCATCCAGTTTACCCAGCTTCGAAGCAGCAGGAATCATAGTCTTATAAGTTGTAATATCAGGAGTAAGCCCTAACTTACAAACATCCCGAAGAAGTTCAATAGAGAACTCAATCTCACCAGAATTACAAATAGCTTCTAATAAAGAATTAAAAGTCGATATATCAGGCAAATACCCTTCTTTAGTCATTTTTCTCACCAACCCTTTTGCCGATTCTAGATATCCCGCGTTAAGTAAACCATCAATTAAAAGATCACGACCTCTAACAGGTGGATTAAAACCCTTTCTACTCATTTCCTCTAAAAATTGTTGAGCTTCTTTAAGTTTACCAGATGAACACCAACCGTTAACAAGAATCGAATACGTCTTCTTATCAGGAACACCCCCTTTTCTAATCAATCTCCTAATCAAAGCATAAGCACCTTGGAAATTCTTAACTTCACATAAAGCAAATAACAAGGAATTATAAACTTGAGTTGTTTGTTCACAATTAAAATCCTTCATCCGATTAAAAACCTCGACAGCTCGATCAGTTAAACCATGCCTACCATAAGATTCAATAATCATAGAAAAAGTTTCAGGTGTTAAGCAAAattcttgttttttcatttgttcAGCAACTTTCCACATTGTATCCCAGTTTCTAGTCCTTCCTAAAGTTTTAATAAGTTCTTCATACTCTAATGTGGTTGGTTCATATTTAGATTGATTTCTTGCCCAATTAAAAAACCTAAATGATTCAATACCTGATTTATTGCAACTTCGGAGAACTCTAAAAACAAGTTCTGATGTTACATTGATTTGCATCCTTTGTAAAGTTCTCTCTAAGAAGAAATCACGACG comes from Papaver somniferum cultivar HN1 chromosome 7, ASM357369v1, whole genome shotgun sequence and encodes:
- the LOC113296611 gene encoding pentatricopeptide repeat-containing protein At5g18390, mitochondrial-like; the protein is MFLSTALLLLRLSRKSQQNPNFRISISKPITFRSLQTLTTKLKHLNNVENESNTSSRGGGVSNDDYFAAIHHISNIVRRDFFLERTLQRMQINVTSELVFRVLRSCNKSGIESFRFFNWARNQSKYEPTTLEYEELIKTLGRTRNWDTMWKVAEQMKKQEFCLTPETFSMIIESYGRHGLTDRAVEVFNRMKDFNCEQTTQVYNSLLFALCEVKNFQGAYALIRRLIRKGGVPDKKTYSILVNGWCSSGKLKEAQQFLEEMSRKGFNPPVRGRDLLIDGLLNAGYLESAKGLVRKMTKEGYLPDISTFNSLLEAICNSGEIEFSIELLRDVCKLGLTPDITTYKTMIPAASKLGKLDEAFRLLHCSIEDGHKPFPSLYAPIIKALFRNGQFDDAFSFFNDMKVQGHPPNRPVYTMLIKMCARGGRFFEAANYLIEMTELNLAPRTQNFDMVTDGLKNCGEHDLAKRIEELEISLCGA